The genomic window TTCGTTCTGGTGATCCCGTTGCTGACCACCCTGTTCATGGCCGCCTTCGAATCCGGCCTGATGCGGACGCGGTTCTTCATGCTGGAGCAGGCCGTCGACACGACGATGCGCGAACTGCGCATCGGGCATCTGCCCGGCGTCGACCATGACAAGCTCAAGACCGAAATCTGCGACCGCACCGTGATCTTCCCAAATTGCGAAAACATCCTGAAGATCGAACTGCGCCCGATCAGCCGGGCCACCTGGGCACTGCCGACCACTCAGGCCACCTGCGTGGACCGTTCGGCGGCAATCCAGCCGGTCACCGAATTCGGCACCGGGCAATCGGGCGAACTGATGCTGGTGCGGGTCTGCGCGACGCTGGACGCGATGTTCCCGACCACCGGCATCGGCCTTGCCCTGCCCAAGGACGGCAACGGCGGCTACGGGCTTGTGGTGGTTTCTGCCTTTGTCAACGAACCGTGAGGAGGATGCCGTGATGAAACGACTGCTTCGCAAGGTCCGCGGCTTCCGGCGGGGCGACGACGGTTCCGTCGTGGTCGAGGCGGTGATCGTGCTGCCGCTGATGTTCTGGGCCTACCTGACGATCTTCGACTACTGGGATGGCTTTCGGGCGATGAACACCATCCAGAAGGCAAGCTACACCATTTCCGACATGATCTCGCGCGAGATGGAGCCGGTGAATTCCGCCTATATCCGCGGGATGCGCGACACGATGAACTACATGCTCGACCCCGACGAATCCGCCAAGATCCGGGTGACCAGCGTGATGTGGGACGAGCTTGACGACCGCTACGAGGTGCTGTGGTCGAATTCGCCAGATGGTCAGATGCAGCCCCTGACAACAGCCACGCTGCAACCGCTTGCCTACCGGCTGCCGATGATGGCCGACGGCACCACCGTGCTGCTGCTGCAGACCGAGGTGCGCTATCGGCCGCCGTTCAATACCGGGCTGAACCCGATGACCTACGAGTATTTCATCGTGACCCGCCCGCGCTTTGCCCCCCGGGTCGATTTCGGCACCTGATGCCGCACCGCGCGTCGGGTCCGCGGGCCAGTGTGCCGTGCCGCACACTGGCCCTGCGGCCTGCGGCGGTTGAGCCGCGACCCCGCGACACCTACTTCCGGGCATGATCCTCACAAAGGAATCCTGCCATGTCGATACGACCCGTCCTTGATGCCACCGCTGCCGTTCCGACCATGGAAGGGGCCGGCGTGCATCTGCACCGCGCCTTCGGTTTCCGGAATCCCGACCAGCTTGACCCGTTCCTGCTGTTCGACGATTTCCGCAACGAGCGCCCGCAGGATTTTCTGCGCGGCTTCCCCTGGCACCCGCACCGCGGGATCGAGACGATCACCTATGTCCTGGCGGGCAGCGTCGAGCATGGCGACAGCCTTGGCAACACCGGCACGCTGACCGGCGGCGACGTGCAGTGGATGACGGCGGGGTCGGGCATCCTCCATCAGGAAATGCCGAAGGGCAACGCCAAGGGCCAGATGCACGGCTTCCAGCTCTGGGCCAACCTGCCCGCGTCGCTGAAGATGACCGCGCCGCGCTATCAGGACGTGAAGGGCAGCGAGATTCCCGAGATGATCGACGATGACGGCACCATGGTGAAGGTGATCGTCGGGTCGTTCCGCGGCCGCACCGGCCCGGTGGACGGCATCGCCGCCGATCCGCAGTATCTTGACATCTTCGTGCCCGCCGGGCTGCGCAAGACCTTCAAGGTCGATACCTGGCGCCGGGCCTTTGCCTATGTGTTCGAAGGCGCGGGCACCTTCCGCGATGCCTCGCGCCCGCGCGGCGTGCTGCTGGAAAAGGAAGTGATGGGCGAGGAAGTCAACATCCGCGACCTGTCGGGCGACCGCACGCTGGTGACATTCGGCACCGGCGACGAGGTGACGGTGCAGGCCGGGCCGCAGGGCGTGCGCTTCCTGCTGATCTCGGGCGCGCCGATCCGCGAGCCTGTCGCCTGGCACGGACCGATCGTGATGAACACGCAGGAAGAACTGCGTCAGGCGATGGCCGACCTGCGCAACGGCACCTTCATCAGGCCCGCCCACTAGGACGCGGGTGAACGGGGCGCGGGTGAACGGGGCCGGCGGCAGGGACTTGCCGCCGGCCACCCCGGGGCGGTAGAAGGGGCAGCACCGCAGAAAGCCGTTCATGCCCGCACGCCTTTTCCCCCTGATCCCGCTGGCGCTGGCCGCCTGCACCAGCTTTCCCGCGCTGGAGGGCACCCTGTCGCCTGACGGGGTGACCCCGGCGCTGCTGCCGATGGACCAGTTGCTGGCGCAGGGCGTTGCGGTCAACGTCGCCAACGGCGCGGCACTCGTGGCCCGGGCGGCGGCCCTGCGCGCCCGCGCGGCCGCGATGCGCGGGCCGGTGCACGACCCCGCGACGCGCGACCGGCTGGCGCAGGCCGCCGCAGGCTGACGCCCGCACCGCGTTGCAAGCACCGCCGCAAACCGCTAACACCCCGCCACAATCCTTCGGCCCCGGCCCTGCCCGGTGCGCCCCGATCCTGTGGAGTTCTGCCATGGCTGCCCCCCTGCGTCTTGGTCTTGCCGGTCTTGGCACGGTTGGCATCGGTGTCGTCAAGATCGTGCGGACCCACGCCGACCTGATCGCCGCCCGCACCG from Paracoccaceae bacterium Fryx2 includes these protein-coding regions:
- a CDS encoding pilus assembly protein — protein: MKPFLKRLWSGFSRDDGVATLEFVLVIPLLTTLFMAAFESGLMRTRFFMLEQAVDTTMRELRIGHLPGVDHDKLKTEICDRTVIFPNCENILKIELRPISRATWALPTTQATCVDRSAAIQPVTEFGTGQSGELMLVRVCATLDAMFPTTGIGLALPKDGNGGYGLVVVSAFVNEP
- a CDS encoding TadE/TadG family type IV pilus assembly protein; the encoded protein is MKRLLRKVRGFRRGDDGSVVVEAVIVLPLMFWAYLTIFDYWDGFRAMNTIQKASYTISDMISREMEPVNSAYIRGMRDTMNYMLDPDESAKIRVTSVMWDELDDRYEVLWSNSPDGQMQPLTTATLQPLAYRLPMMADGTTVLLLQTEVRYRPPFNTGLNPMTYEYFIVTRPRFAPRVDFGT
- a CDS encoding pirin family protein: MSIRPVLDATAAVPTMEGAGVHLHRAFGFRNPDQLDPFLLFDDFRNERPQDFLRGFPWHPHRGIETITYVLAGSVEHGDSLGNTGTLTGGDVQWMTAGSGILHQEMPKGNAKGQMHGFQLWANLPASLKMTAPRYQDVKGSEIPEMIDDDGTMVKVIVGSFRGRTGPVDGIAADPQYLDIFVPAGLRKTFKVDTWRRAFAYVFEGAGTFRDASRPRGVLLEKEVMGEEVNIRDLSGDRTLVTFGTGDEVTVQAGPQGVRFLLISGAPIREPVAWHGPIVMNTQEELRQAMADLRNGTFIRPAH